One stretch of Opisthocomus hoazin isolate bOpiHoa1 chromosome 18, bOpiHoa1.hap1, whole genome shotgun sequence DNA includes these proteins:
- the LOC104328794 gene encoding serine/threonine-protein phosphatase 4 regulatory subunit 1 isoform X3 has protein sequence MAVGFEDYGPDCDSMRITAFLDIPGQDNLSPLARLEKYAFSDNIFNRQIIARGLLDVFRDFSNNEEDFLTVMEIVVRLSEDAEPTVRTELMEQIPPIAIFLQESRPKFPAAFFEYLMPIVVRYLTDVNNQVRKAGQEALLILLEQDLVTQSDIENKVCPILLDLSAPDSDDEYKVEAVNIICKMASMLSRTTVEHMLLPRFCELCSDGKLFQVRKICAANFGDICNAVGQEATERLLIPKFFELCSDSVWGMRKACAECFMAVSYTTSPEVRRSKLSPLFISLISDTCRWVRQAAFQSLGPFISTFANPSTAGLYIREDGTLSIQPSTQDVNSNSCQPSNNITLTSSSINATLSSSEQPVEIKPVSSTEENPAEVNTKLAVENLNKDTQEESSDCCTSPGEDVSQLSQGDRVAAGVIEVTKDSSFPGTNSRLQSAEDVFNTFLYWRPPLPDISQDLELLQFKTEKHKDSCSVPCNSCVASSEIKKVLESLQEHIDDPDVQAQVQVLSAALRAAQFDSIGDYETKKMEESSDKLHNKTISDEMAVSDATCSQVEEDALSFPASQDNISDQSTTSILKSTNSEEQHRGTSVFLKKEQENNSPFEDDKSKLQDIIPQPLLDQYLSMTDPARAQTVDTEIAKHCAYSLPGVALTLGRQNWHCLKDTYETLASDVQWKVRRTLAFSIHELAVILGDQLTAADLVPIFNGFLKDLDEVRIGVLKHLYDFLKLLHADKRREYLYQLQEFVVTDNSRNWRFRYELAEQLILILELYNPNDVYDYLRHIALTLCSDKVSEVRWISFRLVVAILQKFYANNANALGLNFINELVVRFRHCSKWVGRQAFAFICQAVVEEECMPVDQFVEHLLPSLLSLASDPVPNVRVLLAKALRQTLLEKAYFKSVGNPHLEAAEETILALQSDRDQDVSFFATIKLKQSNMDNTAIGKQN, from the exons TTGGGTTTGAAGATTATGGACCAGACTGTGATAGCATGAGGATAACAGCATTCTTGGATATTCCTGGACAGGATAATTTAAGTCCACTGGCTCGTCTAGAAAAATATGCCTTCAGTGATAATATATTTAACAG GCAAATTATTGCCAGAGGTCTTTTGGATGTCTTTCGAGATTTCAGTAATAATGAAGAAGACTTCCTGACTGTAATGGAAATAGTGGTCAGGCTCTCTGAAGATGCAG AACCAACTGTACGTACAGAGCTGATGGAACAAATACCTCCTATTGCCATTTTTCTGCAAGAAAGTCGACCTAAGTTCCCAGCAGCATTTTTTGAATACCTTATGCCCATAGTAGTGAGATACCTCACAGATGTTAACAATCAG GTTAGAAAGGCAGGTCAAGAAGCACTGCTTATACTGCTAGAACAAGATCTTGTTACTCAGAGTGACATTGAAAATAAGGTGTGTCCAATTCTGTTGGACCTCTCTGCTCCTGACAGTGATGATGAGTACAAGGTGGAAGCCGTGAAT ATAATCTGTAAAATGGCTTCTATGTTGAGCAGAACAACAGTTGAGCACATGCTGCTTCCTCGTTTCTGTGAACTGTGCAGTGATGGGAAATTGTTTCAAGTCCGAAAG attTGTGCAGCTAATTTTGGTGACATTTGTAATGCAGTTGGGCAAGAAGCCACAGAAAGACTGCTG ATTCCCAAGTTCTTTGAACTCTGTTCTGATAGTGTTTGGGGAATGAGAAAAGCTTGTGCTGAATGCTTTATGGCAGTCTCTTACACCACATCCCCAGAAGTTCGCAGAAGTAAACTATCCCCACTGTTTATCAGTCTTATTAGTGACACTTGCAGATGG GTTCGTCAGGCTGCTTTTCAGTCTCTTGGCCCGTTTATTTCTACCTTTGCAAACCCTTCAACTGCTGGTCTTTACATTCGAGAAGATGGGACGCTGAGTATCCAACCATCAACGCAAGATGTGAATTCGAATTCCTGTCAGCCGAGCAACAATATAACTTTAACGTCCTCCAGTATAAATGCCACGTTGTCCAG TTCAGAACAACCAGTGGAAATCAAACCAGTGTCATCGACTGAGGAGAATCCAGCTGAAGTTAATACAAAGCTCGCAGTTGAGAACTTAAATAAAGATACACAGGAAGAAAGTTCAGATTGTTGTACCAGTCCTGGAGAAGATGTGTCTCAGTTGTCTCAGGGTGACAGAGTTGCTGCTGGTGTCATAGAAGTCACTAAGGACAGCAGTTTTCCTGGAACGAACTCAAGGCTACAGTCTGCTGAGGACGTATTTAATACTTTTCTATACTGGCGCCCTCCTCTGCCTGATATAAGTCAGGATCTGGAGTTGCTTCAGTTCAAGACTGAGAAGCACAAAGATAGCTGTTCTGTGCCATGTAATAGCTGTGTTGCTAgtagtgaaataaaaaaagttcTAGAAAGCTTACAAGAGCACATTGATGATCCAGATGTTCAAG CTCAGGTCCAAGTGTTGTCTGCTGCTCTCAGAGCTGCTCAGTTTGATTCCATTGGCGACTATGAGaccaaaaaaatggaagaaagcagTGACAAACTTCACAACAAAACTATTTCAGATGAAATGGCTGTTTCAGATGCTACCTGCAGCCAGGTGGAGGAGGATGCTCTTTCATTCCCTGCCTCTCAGGATAACATCAGTGACCAGTCTACCACCAGTATACTGAAAAGCACA AACTCAGAGGAACAACACAGAGGAAccagtgtatttttaaagaaagagcaagaaaacaatTCACCATTTGAAGATGACAAGTCAAAATTGCAG GATATCATACCTCAACCTTTATTAGACCAGTACTTGTCAATGACCGACCCGGCTCGAGCCCAGACTGTGGATACTGAAATAGCCAAGCACTGTGCCTATAGTCTGCCCGGAGTGGCCTTAACACTGGGCAGGCAGAACTGGCACTGCCTGAAAGACACATACGAGACGCTGGCCTCAGAtgtgcag TGGAAGGTACGTCGGACGCTAGCTTTCTCCATACATGAACTAGCAGTTATTCTGGGGGATCAGCTAACAGCTGCTGATCTGGTGCCAATTTTCAATGGATTCTTGAAGGATCTGGATGAAGTGCGCATTGGTGTCCTTAAACATCTGTACGACTTTCTAAAG TTACTTCATGCAGACAAAAGGCGAGAGTATCTTTACCAACTTCAAGAATTTGTGGTGACTGATAACAGCAGGAACTGGAGGTTTCGTTACGAGCTGGCAGA GCAGCTGATCCTGATACTGGAACTCTACAATCCCAATGATGTCTACGACTACTTAAGACATATTGCACTAACTCTCTGCTCGGATAAAGTTTCAGAAGTTCGGTGGATCTCCTTCAGACTG GTTGTAGCAATACTACAGAAGTTCTATGCAAACAATGCAAATGCGCTGGGATTAAATTTCATTAATGAACTTGTAGTGCGGTTTCGTCACTGCTCCAAGTGGGTTGGAAGACAAGCTTTCGCCTTCATTTGTCAG GCTGTAGTAGAAGAAGAATGTATGCCTGTCGACCAATTTGTTGAGCACTTACTCCCCAGTCTTTTGAGTCTTGCTTCAGATCCTGTGCCAAACGTAAGAGTTCTGCTCGCCAAGGCTCTAAGGCAGACGTTGTTGGAGAAAG CTTATTTTAAAAGTGTTGGCAATCCACATCTAGAAGCTGCAGAGGAGACCATTCTAGCCCTGCAGTCTGACAGAGATCAAGATGTGTCCTTCTTTGCTACCATAAAACTAAAACAGAGTAATATGGACAATACTGCCATTGGAAAACAAAACTAA
- the LOC104328794 gene encoding serine/threonine-protein phosphatase 4 regulatory subunit 1 isoform X2, with product MAGIPLYFVDLQDDLDDYYGPDCDSMRITAFLDIPGQDNLSPLARLEKYAFSDNIFNRQIIARGLLDVFRDFSNNEEDFLTVMEIVVRLSEDAEPTVRTELMEQIPPIAIFLQESRPKFPAAFFEYLMPIVVRYLTDVNNQVRKAGQEALLILLEQDLVTQSDIENKVCPILLDLSAPDSDDEYKVEAVNIICKMASMLSRTTVEHMLLPRFCELCSDGKLFQVRKICAANFGDICNAVGQEATERLLIPKFFELCSDSVWGMRKACAECFMAVSYTTSPEVRRSKLSPLFISLISDTCRWVRQAAFQSLGPFISTFANPSTAGLYIREDGTLSIQPSTQDVNSNSCQPSNNITLTSSSINATLSSSEQPVEIKPVSSTEENPAEVNTKLAVENLNKDTQEESSDCCTSPGEDVSQLSQGDRVAAGVIEVTKDSSFPGTNSRLQSAEDVFNTFLYWRPPLPDISQDLELLQFKTEKHKDSCSVPCNSCVASSEIKKVLESLQEHIDDPDVQAQVQVLSAALRAAQFDSIGDYETKKMEESSDKLHNKTISDEMAVSDATCSQVEEDALSFPASQDNISDQSTTSILKSTNSEEQHRGTSVFLKKEQENNSPFEDDKSKLQDIIPQPLLDQYLSMTDPARAQTVDTEIAKHCAYSLPGVALTLGRQNWHCLKDTYETLASDVQWKVRRTLAFSIHELAVILGDQLTAADLVPIFNGFLKDLDEVRIGVLKHLYDFLKLLHADKRREYLYQLQEFVVTDNSRNWRFRYELAEQLILILELYNPNDVYDYLRHIALTLCSDKVSEVRWISFRLVVAILQKFYANNANALGLNFINELVVRFRHCSKWVGRQAFAFICQAVVEEECMPVDQFVEHLLPSLLSLASDPVPNVRVLLAKALRQTLLEKAYFKSVGNPHLEAAEETILALQSDRDQDVSFFATIKLKQSNMDNTAIGKQN from the exons ATTATGGACCAGACTGTGATAGCATGAGGATAACAGCATTCTTGGATATTCCTGGACAGGATAATTTAAGTCCACTGGCTCGTCTAGAAAAATATGCCTTCAGTGATAATATATTTAACAG GCAAATTATTGCCAGAGGTCTTTTGGATGTCTTTCGAGATTTCAGTAATAATGAAGAAGACTTCCTGACTGTAATGGAAATAGTGGTCAGGCTCTCTGAAGATGCAG AACCAACTGTACGTACAGAGCTGATGGAACAAATACCTCCTATTGCCATTTTTCTGCAAGAAAGTCGACCTAAGTTCCCAGCAGCATTTTTTGAATACCTTATGCCCATAGTAGTGAGATACCTCACAGATGTTAACAATCAG GTTAGAAAGGCAGGTCAAGAAGCACTGCTTATACTGCTAGAACAAGATCTTGTTACTCAGAGTGACATTGAAAATAAGGTGTGTCCAATTCTGTTGGACCTCTCTGCTCCTGACAGTGATGATGAGTACAAGGTGGAAGCCGTGAAT ATAATCTGTAAAATGGCTTCTATGTTGAGCAGAACAACAGTTGAGCACATGCTGCTTCCTCGTTTCTGTGAACTGTGCAGTGATGGGAAATTGTTTCAAGTCCGAAAG attTGTGCAGCTAATTTTGGTGACATTTGTAATGCAGTTGGGCAAGAAGCCACAGAAAGACTGCTG ATTCCCAAGTTCTTTGAACTCTGTTCTGATAGTGTTTGGGGAATGAGAAAAGCTTGTGCTGAATGCTTTATGGCAGTCTCTTACACCACATCCCCAGAAGTTCGCAGAAGTAAACTATCCCCACTGTTTATCAGTCTTATTAGTGACACTTGCAGATGG GTTCGTCAGGCTGCTTTTCAGTCTCTTGGCCCGTTTATTTCTACCTTTGCAAACCCTTCAACTGCTGGTCTTTACATTCGAGAAGATGGGACGCTGAGTATCCAACCATCAACGCAAGATGTGAATTCGAATTCCTGTCAGCCGAGCAACAATATAACTTTAACGTCCTCCAGTATAAATGCCACGTTGTCCAG TTCAGAACAACCAGTGGAAATCAAACCAGTGTCATCGACTGAGGAGAATCCAGCTGAAGTTAATACAAAGCTCGCAGTTGAGAACTTAAATAAAGATACACAGGAAGAAAGTTCAGATTGTTGTACCAGTCCTGGAGAAGATGTGTCTCAGTTGTCTCAGGGTGACAGAGTTGCTGCTGGTGTCATAGAAGTCACTAAGGACAGCAGTTTTCCTGGAACGAACTCAAGGCTACAGTCTGCTGAGGACGTATTTAATACTTTTCTATACTGGCGCCCTCCTCTGCCTGATATAAGTCAGGATCTGGAGTTGCTTCAGTTCAAGACTGAGAAGCACAAAGATAGCTGTTCTGTGCCATGTAATAGCTGTGTTGCTAgtagtgaaataaaaaaagttcTAGAAAGCTTACAAGAGCACATTGATGATCCAGATGTTCAAG CTCAGGTCCAAGTGTTGTCTGCTGCTCTCAGAGCTGCTCAGTTTGATTCCATTGGCGACTATGAGaccaaaaaaatggaagaaagcagTGACAAACTTCACAACAAAACTATTTCAGATGAAATGGCTGTTTCAGATGCTACCTGCAGCCAGGTGGAGGAGGATGCTCTTTCATTCCCTGCCTCTCAGGATAACATCAGTGACCAGTCTACCACCAGTATACTGAAAAGCACA AACTCAGAGGAACAACACAGAGGAAccagtgtatttttaaagaaagagcaagaaaacaatTCACCATTTGAAGATGACAAGTCAAAATTGCAG GATATCATACCTCAACCTTTATTAGACCAGTACTTGTCAATGACCGACCCGGCTCGAGCCCAGACTGTGGATACTGAAATAGCCAAGCACTGTGCCTATAGTCTGCCCGGAGTGGCCTTAACACTGGGCAGGCAGAACTGGCACTGCCTGAAAGACACATACGAGACGCTGGCCTCAGAtgtgcag TGGAAGGTACGTCGGACGCTAGCTTTCTCCATACATGAACTAGCAGTTATTCTGGGGGATCAGCTAACAGCTGCTGATCTGGTGCCAATTTTCAATGGATTCTTGAAGGATCTGGATGAAGTGCGCATTGGTGTCCTTAAACATCTGTACGACTTTCTAAAG TTACTTCATGCAGACAAAAGGCGAGAGTATCTTTACCAACTTCAAGAATTTGTGGTGACTGATAACAGCAGGAACTGGAGGTTTCGTTACGAGCTGGCAGA GCAGCTGATCCTGATACTGGAACTCTACAATCCCAATGATGTCTACGACTACTTAAGACATATTGCACTAACTCTCTGCTCGGATAAAGTTTCAGAAGTTCGGTGGATCTCCTTCAGACTG GTTGTAGCAATACTACAGAAGTTCTATGCAAACAATGCAAATGCGCTGGGATTAAATTTCATTAATGAACTTGTAGTGCGGTTTCGTCACTGCTCCAAGTGGGTTGGAAGACAAGCTTTCGCCTTCATTTGTCAG GCTGTAGTAGAAGAAGAATGTATGCCTGTCGACCAATTTGTTGAGCACTTACTCCCCAGTCTTTTGAGTCTTGCTTCAGATCCTGTGCCAAACGTAAGAGTTCTGCTCGCCAAGGCTCTAAGGCAGACGTTGTTGGAGAAAG CTTATTTTAAAAGTGTTGGCAATCCACATCTAGAAGCTGCAGAGGAGACCATTCTAGCCCTGCAGTCTGACAGAGATCAAGATGTGTCCTTCTTTGCTACCATAAAACTAAAACAGAGTAATATGGACAATACTGCCATTGGAAAACAAAACTAA
- the LOC104328794 gene encoding serine/threonine-protein phosphatase 4 regulatory subunit 1 isoform X1 encodes MAGIPLYFVDLQDDLDDFGFEDYGPDCDSMRITAFLDIPGQDNLSPLARLEKYAFSDNIFNRQIIARGLLDVFRDFSNNEEDFLTVMEIVVRLSEDAEPTVRTELMEQIPPIAIFLQESRPKFPAAFFEYLMPIVVRYLTDVNNQVRKAGQEALLILLEQDLVTQSDIENKVCPILLDLSAPDSDDEYKVEAVNIICKMASMLSRTTVEHMLLPRFCELCSDGKLFQVRKICAANFGDICNAVGQEATERLLIPKFFELCSDSVWGMRKACAECFMAVSYTTSPEVRRSKLSPLFISLISDTCRWVRQAAFQSLGPFISTFANPSTAGLYIREDGTLSIQPSTQDVNSNSCQPSNNITLTSSSINATLSSSEQPVEIKPVSSTEENPAEVNTKLAVENLNKDTQEESSDCCTSPGEDVSQLSQGDRVAAGVIEVTKDSSFPGTNSRLQSAEDVFNTFLYWRPPLPDISQDLELLQFKTEKHKDSCSVPCNSCVASSEIKKVLESLQEHIDDPDVQAQVQVLSAALRAAQFDSIGDYETKKMEESSDKLHNKTISDEMAVSDATCSQVEEDALSFPASQDNISDQSTTSILKSTNSEEQHRGTSVFLKKEQENNSPFEDDKSKLQDIIPQPLLDQYLSMTDPARAQTVDTEIAKHCAYSLPGVALTLGRQNWHCLKDTYETLASDVQWKVRRTLAFSIHELAVILGDQLTAADLVPIFNGFLKDLDEVRIGVLKHLYDFLKLLHADKRREYLYQLQEFVVTDNSRNWRFRYELAEQLILILELYNPNDVYDYLRHIALTLCSDKVSEVRWISFRLVVAILQKFYANNANALGLNFINELVVRFRHCSKWVGRQAFAFICQAVVEEECMPVDQFVEHLLPSLLSLASDPVPNVRVLLAKALRQTLLEKAYFKSVGNPHLEAAEETILALQSDRDQDVSFFATIKLKQSNMDNTAIGKQN; translated from the exons TTGGGTTTGAAGATTATGGACCAGACTGTGATAGCATGAGGATAACAGCATTCTTGGATATTCCTGGACAGGATAATTTAAGTCCACTGGCTCGTCTAGAAAAATATGCCTTCAGTGATAATATATTTAACAG GCAAATTATTGCCAGAGGTCTTTTGGATGTCTTTCGAGATTTCAGTAATAATGAAGAAGACTTCCTGACTGTAATGGAAATAGTGGTCAGGCTCTCTGAAGATGCAG AACCAACTGTACGTACAGAGCTGATGGAACAAATACCTCCTATTGCCATTTTTCTGCAAGAAAGTCGACCTAAGTTCCCAGCAGCATTTTTTGAATACCTTATGCCCATAGTAGTGAGATACCTCACAGATGTTAACAATCAG GTTAGAAAGGCAGGTCAAGAAGCACTGCTTATACTGCTAGAACAAGATCTTGTTACTCAGAGTGACATTGAAAATAAGGTGTGTCCAATTCTGTTGGACCTCTCTGCTCCTGACAGTGATGATGAGTACAAGGTGGAAGCCGTGAAT ATAATCTGTAAAATGGCTTCTATGTTGAGCAGAACAACAGTTGAGCACATGCTGCTTCCTCGTTTCTGTGAACTGTGCAGTGATGGGAAATTGTTTCAAGTCCGAAAG attTGTGCAGCTAATTTTGGTGACATTTGTAATGCAGTTGGGCAAGAAGCCACAGAAAGACTGCTG ATTCCCAAGTTCTTTGAACTCTGTTCTGATAGTGTTTGGGGAATGAGAAAAGCTTGTGCTGAATGCTTTATGGCAGTCTCTTACACCACATCCCCAGAAGTTCGCAGAAGTAAACTATCCCCACTGTTTATCAGTCTTATTAGTGACACTTGCAGATGG GTTCGTCAGGCTGCTTTTCAGTCTCTTGGCCCGTTTATTTCTACCTTTGCAAACCCTTCAACTGCTGGTCTTTACATTCGAGAAGATGGGACGCTGAGTATCCAACCATCAACGCAAGATGTGAATTCGAATTCCTGTCAGCCGAGCAACAATATAACTTTAACGTCCTCCAGTATAAATGCCACGTTGTCCAG TTCAGAACAACCAGTGGAAATCAAACCAGTGTCATCGACTGAGGAGAATCCAGCTGAAGTTAATACAAAGCTCGCAGTTGAGAACTTAAATAAAGATACACAGGAAGAAAGTTCAGATTGTTGTACCAGTCCTGGAGAAGATGTGTCTCAGTTGTCTCAGGGTGACAGAGTTGCTGCTGGTGTCATAGAAGTCACTAAGGACAGCAGTTTTCCTGGAACGAACTCAAGGCTACAGTCTGCTGAGGACGTATTTAATACTTTTCTATACTGGCGCCCTCCTCTGCCTGATATAAGTCAGGATCTGGAGTTGCTTCAGTTCAAGACTGAGAAGCACAAAGATAGCTGTTCTGTGCCATGTAATAGCTGTGTTGCTAgtagtgaaataaaaaaagttcTAGAAAGCTTACAAGAGCACATTGATGATCCAGATGTTCAAG CTCAGGTCCAAGTGTTGTCTGCTGCTCTCAGAGCTGCTCAGTTTGATTCCATTGGCGACTATGAGaccaaaaaaatggaagaaagcagTGACAAACTTCACAACAAAACTATTTCAGATGAAATGGCTGTTTCAGATGCTACCTGCAGCCAGGTGGAGGAGGATGCTCTTTCATTCCCTGCCTCTCAGGATAACATCAGTGACCAGTCTACCACCAGTATACTGAAAAGCACA AACTCAGAGGAACAACACAGAGGAAccagtgtatttttaaagaaagagcaagaaaacaatTCACCATTTGAAGATGACAAGTCAAAATTGCAG GATATCATACCTCAACCTTTATTAGACCAGTACTTGTCAATGACCGACCCGGCTCGAGCCCAGACTGTGGATACTGAAATAGCCAAGCACTGTGCCTATAGTCTGCCCGGAGTGGCCTTAACACTGGGCAGGCAGAACTGGCACTGCCTGAAAGACACATACGAGACGCTGGCCTCAGAtgtgcag TGGAAGGTACGTCGGACGCTAGCTTTCTCCATACATGAACTAGCAGTTATTCTGGGGGATCAGCTAACAGCTGCTGATCTGGTGCCAATTTTCAATGGATTCTTGAAGGATCTGGATGAAGTGCGCATTGGTGTCCTTAAACATCTGTACGACTTTCTAAAG TTACTTCATGCAGACAAAAGGCGAGAGTATCTTTACCAACTTCAAGAATTTGTGGTGACTGATAACAGCAGGAACTGGAGGTTTCGTTACGAGCTGGCAGA GCAGCTGATCCTGATACTGGAACTCTACAATCCCAATGATGTCTACGACTACTTAAGACATATTGCACTAACTCTCTGCTCGGATAAAGTTTCAGAAGTTCGGTGGATCTCCTTCAGACTG GTTGTAGCAATACTACAGAAGTTCTATGCAAACAATGCAAATGCGCTGGGATTAAATTTCATTAATGAACTTGTAGTGCGGTTTCGTCACTGCTCCAAGTGGGTTGGAAGACAAGCTTTCGCCTTCATTTGTCAG GCTGTAGTAGAAGAAGAATGTATGCCTGTCGACCAATTTGTTGAGCACTTACTCCCCAGTCTTTTGAGTCTTGCTTCAGATCCTGTGCCAAACGTAAGAGTTCTGCTCGCCAAGGCTCTAAGGCAGACGTTGTTGGAGAAAG CTTATTTTAAAAGTGTTGGCAATCCACATCTAGAAGCTGCAGAGGAGACCATTCTAGCCCTGCAGTCTGACAGAGATCAAGATGTGTCCTTCTTTGCTACCATAAAACTAAAACAGAGTAATATGGACAATACTGCCATTGGAAAACAAAACTAA